The Methanoculleus marisnigri JR1 genome window below encodes:
- a CDS encoding DUF7282 domain-containing protein: MDNQTPAGENVTPSVDENVTPTINVTMNQTLEGNATVANVTIDEVVSDGPGWLVIHNNLFGHLGGVIGFSQVDPGTNSNVTVTIDTHVAIDRLSAELHKDLGQEGVFEYPVIDGPQMADGQPVTANISVTAENFTVNNLTELAGNQTRLLDQNRTPDLIRNQTRDPTLM, encoded by the coding sequence ATGGATAACCAGACTCCGGCGGGAGAGAACGTTACTCCTTCAGTGGACGAAAATGTCACTCCCACGATTAACGTAACGATGAACCAGACGCTCGAGGGCAACGCGACCGTCGCGAACGTCACCATCGATGAAGTCGTGAGCGATGGTCCCGGGTGGCTCGTCATCCATAACAACCTGTTCGGCCATCTCGGAGGGGTGATAGGTTTCTCACAGGTCGACCCCGGCACGAACAGCAATGTCACGGTCACGATAGATACTCACGTCGCCATCGACCGGCTCTCCGCCGAGCTCCACAAGGATCTCGGTCAAGAGGGTGTCTTTGAGTATCCGGTTATCGATGGCCCGCAGATGGCCGACGGTCAGCCGGTGACGGCGAACATCAGCGTCACGGCTGAGAATTTTACGGTCAACAACCTGACGGAACTTGCCGGTAATCAGACCCGGTTGCTGGATCAGAACCGGACACCGGACCTGATCCGGAACCAGACCCGGGATCCGACGCTGATGTAG
- a CDS encoding cupin domain-containing protein, giving the protein MKKGFAIDIETETVKNTEFRRVLYTSNFSQLVLMRLKPGEEIGAEVHDDVDQFFRFEEGEGVVVIDGVENAVKDGSAVIVPNGANHNVINTSKTADLKLYTIYSPPEHRDKVVHKTRAEAMGDEEHFDGKTTE; this is encoded by the coding sequence ATGAAGAAAGGATTTGCAATCGATATTGAAACAGAGACCGTAAAGAACACCGAATTCCGAAGGGTTCTTTATACGAGCAATTTCAGCCAGCTCGTGCTGATGCGCCTGAAGCCCGGTGAGGAGATCGGCGCGGAGGTGCATGACGACGTCGACCAGTTCTTCCGGTTCGAGGAAGGGGAAGGAGTTGTCGTGATCGACGGCGTGGAGAACGCCGTCAAGGACGGCAGCGCCGTGATCGTGCCGAACGGCGCGAACCACAACGTGATAAACACCTCAAAGACCGCCGACCTCAAACTCTACACGATCTACTCTCCGCCGGAGCACCGGGACAAGGTCGTGCACAAGACCCGCGCAGAGGCCATGGGGGACGAAGAGCACTTCGACGGGAAGACGACGGAGTGA
- a CDS encoding DNA-3-methyladenine glycosylase: MTLPAAFYERDTVTVAKDLLGCLLVHREEVTTAGRIVEVEAYLRGDPAAHSYRGTTKRNRVMFGPAGHAYVYRIYGLHTCVNVVTGTEGAGEAVLVRALEPVVGLDLMQARRGTDDPLSLASGPGKLTQALGITMDLNGTSLRDGPLQVRSPANPPELQPENIVQTTRVGITKAADLPLRFYLKGSRYVSRR, encoded by the coding sequence ATGACCCTTCCGGCTGCATTCTACGAACGGGATACCGTAACCGTCGCAAAAGACCTGCTGGGATGCCTGCTCGTCCACCGCGAAGAGGTGACGACGGCGGGCCGGATAGTCGAGGTCGAAGCCTACCTCCGGGGTGACCCGGCGGCCCACTCCTACCGCGGCACGACGAAGAGGAACCGGGTTATGTTCGGCCCGGCAGGCCACGCTTACGTCTACCGGATCTACGGCCTGCACACCTGCGTCAACGTCGTGACGGGGACGGAGGGCGCGGGGGAGGCCGTCCTCGTCCGGGCACTCGAGCCGGTTGTCGGGCTCGACCTGATGCAGGCGCGGCGGGGGACGGACGACCCCCTCTCGCTCGCGAGCGGGCCGGGGAAACTGACGCAGGCACTCGGCATCACCATGGACCTGAACGGAACCTCCCTTCGCGACGGCCCGCTCCAGGTCCGGTCACCCGCGAACCCCCCGGAACTCCAGCCGGAAAATATTGTACAGACGACCCGGGTCGGGATCACGAAGGCGGCGGACCTCCCTCTCCGGTTTTACCTGAAGGGGAGCCGGTACGTCTCACGCCGGTAA
- a CDS encoding ATP-binding protein, with product MKRKIIDIDEEKCTGCGLCIPDCPEGALQIIDGKARLVSDLFCDGLGACIGTCPEGAICVVEREAGPYDERAVMEKIVPQGEGVIRAHLEHLLGHGEEGLYREAVDYLNENAVPVPQHETAGGGAACPGSAAVSLPRGETAEAERAGRIESELRQWPVQLQLMNPAASYFDDSDLLVSGDCVPFAYADFHRDFLRDKVVILFCPKLDSDVEGYVTKLTEIFSRHAIRSITVLHMEVPCCSGVRYVVDQALERSGKEIPVKEHTILISGRVAEEGERTIQQRGSGMGHGPGPGLTGVRRTGSPSGKTGEGGPPPS from the coding sequence ATGAAGCGAAAGATCATCGATATCGACGAGGAGAAATGCACCGGGTGCGGGCTCTGCATACCCGACTGCCCGGAAGGAGCGCTTCAGATCATCGACGGGAAGGCAAGGCTCGTGAGCGACCTCTTCTGCGACGGACTCGGCGCCTGTATCGGGACGTGCCCGGAGGGGGCGATCTGCGTCGTCGAACGGGAGGCCGGGCCGTATGACGAGCGGGCGGTGATGGAAAAGATCGTACCGCAGGGAGAAGGGGTCATCAGGGCGCATCTCGAGCACCTCCTCGGCCACGGGGAGGAGGGGCTGTACCGCGAGGCCGTCGACTACCTGAACGAGAATGCTGTCCCGGTTCCACAGCACGAGACCGCCGGGGGCGGTGCGGCATGCCCGGGTTCCGCTGCGGTGAGCCTTCCGCGAGGGGAGACTGCGGAGGCTGAACGTGCCGGGCGGATAGAGTCGGAACTGAGGCAATGGCCGGTCCAGTTGCAACTCATGAACCCCGCAGCTTCGTACTTCGACGATTCGGATCTTCTCGTCTCCGGGGACTGCGTTCCTTTTGCATACGCGGATTTCCACCGCGACTTTCTGCGCGATAAGGTCGTGATCCTCTTCTGCCCGAAACTGGATTCGGACGTCGAGGGCTACGTCACGAAACTCACGGAAATATTCTCGCGGCATGCGATCCGCTCGATCACCGTCCTGCACATGGAGGTGCCCTGCTGCAGCGGGGTGCGCTACGTCGTGGATCAGGCGCTGGAACGCTCGGGAAAGGAGATCCCGGTAAAAGAGCATACCATACTGATCAGCGGGAGGGTCGCGGAGGAGGGGGAGAGGACGATTCAGCAACGGGGTTCCGGGATGGGTCACGGCCCCGGACCCGGCCTTACCGGCGTGAGACGTACCGGCTCCCCTTCAGGTAAAACCGGAGAGGGAGGTCCGCCGCCTTCGTGA